Proteins encoded within one genomic window of Bacillus sp. F19:
- a CDS encoding YdeI/OmpD-associated family protein: MAKKITEKLNLLKYKETAVLHLPNGADYLAELTDYDTELADHAYDLIFAFVLDMDSLKKLVKKVIDKNHLNKNGYLFLAYPKKGNKVYPAYIHRDELLVGLGADENGYVGTSSIKFARMVGLDDVFTVVGLKEDSKSKNHTSAKASQCVDDYIGFISDVEKDLQDTPDLFAFYQSLTQGYRKDWARYVYSAKQGGTRAKRRDEMKMILGKGFKSRDLYRRNK, translated from the coding sequence ATGGCCAAAAAAATCACAGAAAAATTAAACTTACTAAAATATAAAGAGACAGCTGTACTGCACTTACCAAATGGTGCAGATTATTTAGCAGAATTAACGGATTATGACACAGAATTAGCTGATCATGCTTATGACCTTATTTTTGCATTTGTATTAGATATGGACTCTTTAAAGAAACTTGTAAAAAAGGTTATCGATAAAAATCATTTAAATAAAAACGGCTATCTCTTTTTGGCTTATCCTAAAAAGGGAAATAAAGTATATCCTGCCTATATCCATCGAGATGAATTATTAGTTGGCTTAGGGGCAGATGAAAATGGCTATGTTGGGACAAGCAGCATAAAATTTGCCCGTATGGTCGGATTGGATGATGTCTTTACGGTTGTTGGTCTAAAAGAAGACTCTAAAAGCAAAAATCACACATCTGCAAAAGCAAGTCAATGTGTTGATGATTATATCGGATTTATATCAGATGTAGAGAAAGATTTGCAGGATACTCCAGATTTATTTGCTTTCTATCAATCACTCACCCAAGGATATCGTAAGGATTGGGCCCGTTATGTTTATAGCGCAAAACAAGGGGGAACAAGAGCAAAACGGCGTGATGAAATGAAAATGATTCTTGGGAAGGGTTTCAAGAGCCGGGATTTATATCGAAGGAATAAATAA
- a CDS encoding ABC transporter permease yields the protein MNINQLIVKNLKKNLKNYYLYIFALIFSVALYFAFVTLQYDPSMDAVEGSIKGGAAIRAASVLLIAIVTIFLLYANNIFIKRRSKEIGLLQLIGLTKHKIFRILTAENFLLYFGSLVLGIFAGFAASKLVMMILFKITGVDDVAKLHFSNQAFIQTLIVFLVIYFLIMLMNYLFIKRQSILSLFRVLSSAEEKVKKMSFFEMAIGILGIIMIAAGYYVSSKLFGGDFKSMMALYGAMLFILGSVILGTYLFYRGSVSFIFHLIRKKKDGYLRVSEVLSLSSIMFRMKSNALLLTIITTVSALAIGLLSLSYISYYSAEKTAENQVPADFSFTESEDAALFEKSLESAGIAYKDERIDVFMAEVDISDIFSAKLEGLNYDPSKMTLPVISEKSAGKNLSKDETIFTGYSDLLQKFMPLDDKGTVTLLGKTTSIQQTYLGMEKDSPVSWYFTAGGMPTAIVDDSVFKQLKKDMNPDVQQPASTYIAVEIADQDELKEANTIFTSLKLGENAPNDSQLEVLNSQKRNMGMAMFIVGFLGLSFLVTSGCILYFKQMGESEEEKPNYTILRKLGFTQGNLLKGIQSKQLFSFGIPLVIGLLHSYFAVQSGWFLFGAEVWTPMIIVMVLYTGLYSIFGVLSVLYYKKMIKEAL from the coding sequence ATGAACATTAATCAGCTCATCGTCAAAAATCTGAAAAAGAACCTGAAGAATTACTATCTTTATATCTTTGCACTCATTTTCAGCGTAGCGCTTTATTTTGCTTTTGTCACTCTGCAGTATGATCCTTCCATGGACGCGGTAGAAGGTTCTATCAAAGGCGGCGCCGCCATCCGGGCTGCATCTGTCCTGCTGATTGCCATCGTGACGATCTTTTTGCTCTACGCCAATAACATTTTCATTAAACGCCGCAGCAAAGAGATTGGGCTGCTTCAGCTGATCGGATTGACAAAGCATAAGATTTTCCGCATTTTAACGGCAGAAAACTTCCTGCTGTATTTTGGATCTTTGGTTCTTGGTATTTTCGCTGGATTTGCGGCATCAAAATTGGTGATGATGATCTTATTCAAAATTACCGGCGTGGATGACGTAGCTAAACTCCACTTTTCCAACCAGGCGTTCATTCAGACACTGATTGTCTTCCTCGTCATTTACTTTCTCATCATGCTGATGAACTATCTGTTTATTAAAAGACAGAGCATCCTCTCGCTGTTCAGAGTGCTCTCATCCGCAGAAGAAAAAGTTAAAAAGATGTCCTTTTTCGAAATGGCCATTGGCATTTTGGGCATCATTATGATTGCGGCCGGGTATTATGTTTCCTCTAAGCTTTTTGGCGGAGACTTTAAATCCATGATGGCTCTATATGGCGCCATGTTGTTTATTCTCGGTTCTGTCATCCTTGGAACCTATCTTTTTTACAGAGGGTCCGTCAGCTTTATTTTCCATCTCATCAGAAAGAAAAAAGATGGCTATTTGAGAGTTAGCGAGGTTCTGTCTCTTTCATCCATCATGTTCCGGATGAAATCAAATGCCCTGCTGCTGACAATCATTACGACTGTCTCAGCACTGGCGATTGGGTTGCTGTCCTTGAGCTACATCTCTTATTACTCAGCTGAAAAAACCGCAGAAAATCAAGTGCCCGCTGACTTTTCCTTTACTGAAAGCGAAGATGCTGCACTGTTTGAAAAATCTCTGGAATCTGCTGGGATAGCGTATAAGGATGAACGAATTGATGTATTCATGGCTGAAGTGGATATCAGCGACATTTTCAGTGCCAAACTTGAAGGGCTGAATTATGATCCGAGCAAGATGACTCTTCCTGTCATCAGTGAAAAATCCGCAGGAAAAAACCTTTCAAAGGACGAAACGATTTTCACAGGCTACAGCGATCTGCTCCAAAAATTCATGCCGCTTGATGATAAAGGAACCGTTACGCTACTTGGAAAAACAACAAGCATTCAGCAAACGTACTTGGGAATGGAAAAAGATTCTCCCGTGTCCTGGTATTTTACAGCCGGAGGAATGCCGACAGCCATTGTCGATGATTCGGTCTTTAAGCAGCTGAAAAAGGATATGAATCCTGATGTTCAGCAGCCGGCATCTACTTATATTGCTGTTGAAATAGCGGATCAGGACGAATTAAAAGAAGCCAATACCATTTTTACGTCCTTAAAACTGGGCGAAAACGCACCAAACGATTCCCAGCTTGAAGTTCTGAACAGCCAGAAGCGCAACATGGGGATGGCCATGTTCATCGTCGGCTTCCTTGGGCTGTCATTTCTGGTCACATCCGGATGCATTCTTTACTTTAAACAAATGGGCGAGAGCGAAGAGGAAAAACCGAATTACACCATCTTACGTAAACTTGGCTTTACACAGGGAAACTTGCTGAAAGGCATTCAGTCCAAACAGCTTTTCAGTTTTGGGATTCCATTAGTGATCGGGCTTTTGCACAGTTATTTCGCCGTACAATCGGGATGGTTTTTATTTGGAGCTGAGGTTTGGACACCAATGATCATAGTTATGGTGCTGTACACTGGATTGTATTCGATTTTTGGGGTGCTTTCTGTGCTTTATTATAAGAAAATGATTAAAGAAGCTTTGTAA
- a CDS encoding protease inhibitor I9 family protein, with the protein MLTDEKNKAVDYKIHHSYKHAFNGVSMSLPANQIKNLLKSKAVKSVWSNTTFSIDPPTANSEQLKADEANVANYAPYDGLERLHQDISEVRNFMLNNRSEKAKTFNVNVKFQTGIRDSKDAALNNVTLDGPTSVNIEGNSQRVIKFNLSIPKTAEKGTYEGYIVFTNDEDPTETYQIPFGGRVVNEGIDTFTITNPMYSGDTAWPENAVPYLGFKFQLKSHMRTLDVVLQDAKTGEDLGLVGSYNALLLNENQLLSNPSGFAGAYYPYTGDKKNPINSQFVIAKTGQYKLRMIGTNNQGKTFTKEAAFIYEVGEPTMTSTFDSLDQKVIEYNLSQLDTKGQFLYDFNINVNDPEAEEAKRLGIPVDQSNNSVVSFYNGPWPYEPIYTDKNGDYKDQILVRKQATPLKVQFYAMDAARNFTADATAMLRVAFVTDTTPYYYLKANKQSISTGETVNYSFRSNNIKNLKTAKITIPVMKHYGDYGTIKNVVVSDAVKQYGNAEVTVTTTSDTLNKYYTITFNYLGTKALPEDMQLVNFDLQTSNMYSKSSPINWFDNEMKGTTIDQSNVQTNNVYTYIETFKLNSTFSRLEGSMQFEGMLNPLTGERNNALDHRTIGAKVIVTSYDGTTVAEAPLTNKSGSYNADGLKADKNAYTLKVDVPGHFTMYKPLVLSYDSRGEAIGRRMGYLLSPAKAGDVNKDHVIDVLDAIELQKNWGKNTSGSDLNFDGTVDKKDMDYVIKNYGLQNDSVPNAPKAKDTYKGVTLDMVLSQLGLK; encoded by the coding sequence ATTTTAACAGACGAAAAAAATAAAGCGGTAGATTACAAGATTCACCATTCCTATAAACATGCATTTAATGGTGTATCGATGAGCCTGCCAGCTAACCAAATTAAAAATCTATTAAAATCAAAAGCAGTAAAATCAGTTTGGAGCAATACAACATTTTCGATAGACCCACCTACCGCGAATAGCGAACAGTTAAAAGCGGATGAAGCAAATGTTGCGAATTATGCGCCTTATGATGGACTAGAACGTCTACACCAGGATATTTCAGAAGTTAGAAATTTCATGTTAAATAATCGAAGTGAAAAAGCTAAAACATTTAATGTAAATGTGAAATTCCAAACTGGAATAAGAGACTCAAAGGATGCAGCTTTAAATAATGTCACATTAGATGGGCCAACTTCAGTCAATATAGAAGGAAATAGCCAGAGAGTCATCAAATTTAATCTGTCTATTCCTAAAACAGCTGAAAAAGGAACATATGAGGGATATATTGTATTTACAAATGATGAAGATCCAACAGAAACCTACCAAATTCCATTTGGCGGTCGAGTAGTAAACGAAGGAATCGATACATTTACGATTACTAATCCTATGTACTCTGGTGATACAGCTTGGCCAGAAAATGCAGTTCCTTACCTTGGATTTAAGTTCCAATTAAAGTCACATATGAGGACTTTAGATGTGGTATTACAAGATGCTAAAACAGGTGAAGATCTTGGTTTAGTTGGATCTTACAATGCTCTATTATTGAATGAAAACCAACTATTAAGTAATCCTAGCGGATTCGCAGGGGCTTACTACCCGTATACGGGTGATAAGAAAAATCCGATTAACAGTCAATTTGTCATTGCCAAAACGGGTCAATACAAATTAAGAATGATTGGTACAAATAATCAAGGGAAAACATTCACTAAAGAAGCCGCTTTCATCTACGAGGTTGGAGAACCAACGATGACCTCCACCTTTGATTCGTTAGATCAAAAAGTGATTGAATATAATTTAAGTCAGCTTGATACAAAAGGACAATTTTTATATGACTTTAATATCAATGTAAATGATCCTGAAGCAGAAGAGGCAAAGCGCTTAGGTATTCCTGTTGATCAATCAAACAATTCAGTTGTTTCCTTTTACAATGGACCATGGCCATATGAGCCAATCTACACTGATAAAAATGGGGATTACAAGGATCAAATCCTAGTGAGAAAACAAGCAACACCATTAAAAGTTCAGTTCTATGCTATGGATGCTGCGAGAAACTTTACTGCAGATGCTACGGCAATGCTGCGGGTTGCTTTTGTTACTGATACTACCCCATATTATTATTTAAAAGCAAATAAACAATCTATTTCGACTGGAGAAACAGTAAATTATTCCTTCCGTTCGAACAATATTAAAAACTTAAAAACGGCAAAGATTACCATTCCGGTAATGAAACACTATGGAGACTATGGCACCATTAAAAATGTTGTTGTAAGTGATGCAGTGAAGCAATATGGTAATGCAGAAGTAACTGTAACAACCACATCAGATACTTTAAATAAGTATTATACGATTACATTTAACTATTTAGGAACTAAAGCTTTACCAGAAGATATGCAGTTAGTAAATTTCGACTTACAAACATCTAATATGTATTCGAAAAGTTCGCCTATCAACTGGTTTGATAATGAGATGAAGGGAACGACCATTGATCAATCCAATGTACAAACTAATAATGTTTATACGTATATTGAGACTTTTAAACTGAATTCAACTTTTTCAAGGTTAGAGGGATCAATGCAATTTGAGGGAATGTTGAATCCTTTAACAGGCGAACGTAACAACGCTTTAGACCATAGAACTATTGGTGCAAAAGTTATAGTCACGTCTTATGATGGAACAACAGTTGCTGAAGCTCCTCTAACAAACAAATCCGGCAGCTACAATGCTGATGGACTGAAAGCTGATAAAAATGCTTATACACTTAAGGTAGATGTACCAGGTCATTTTACGATGTATAAGCCATTAGTATTATCGTATGACTCTCGAGGAGAAGCAATCGGTAGAAGAATGGGTTACTTATTATCTCCAGCTAAAGCGGGAGATGTTAATAAAGATCATGTCATTGATGTATTAGATGCAATCGAACTTCAAAAAAATTGGGGTAAAAATACATCAGGGTCCGATTTGAACTTCGACGGCACTGTTGATAAAAAGGATATGGACTATGTAATTAAAAACTATGGATTACAAAATGACTCTGTTCCAAATGCCCCTAAAGCGAAAGATACGTATAAGGGTGTTACGTTGGATATGGTGTTAAGTCAGTTAGGTTTAAAATAA